The stretch of DNA CGTTCTCGTCGGAGAAGTAGCGCACGACCTCCACCACCGCGTCGGTCTCTCGGATGTTCGCGAGGAACTGGTTGCCGAGTCCCTCGCCCTCACTCGCGCCGCGCACGAGCCCCGCGATGTCGACGAACTCGACGACCGCCGGGACCACCCGCTCGGGGTGGACGAGCTCGGCGAGACGGTCGAGGCGCGGATCGGGCACGGGCACGACGCCGACGTTCGGCTCGATCGTGCAGAACGGGTAGTTCGACGCGCCGACGCTCTTGCGAGTGAGCGCGGTGAACAGCGTCGACTTGCCGACGTTGGGTAGCCCGACTATGCCGATGGAGAGTGACAAAGGCGCTCCTCGCCTCTCGCACGTGATGGACTCTGGTACTGTACTCGATGGTCGCGCGACCCGCCACAGAGGAGTATGCCCGTGCGCATCGCGATGCTCTGCGACATGTACAAACCGCACCAGAGCGGCGTCACGAACCACATCGACCTCAACAAGGGGTCCATGGAGGCCGCCGGGCACGAGGTCTTCGTCCTCACCTTCGGCGACCTCGACCATCGCGACGAGGAGCGCAACGTCCTGCGCTCGCCTGGGGTCCCGTGGGGGCGCACCGGCTACAGGTTCGGCCTCGGATACTCCCGTGCCGCCCGCCAGGTCCTGCGCACCGCGGACGTCGCGCATGTGCACCACCCGTTCATGAGCGGCCGCTTCGCGCTGCGCGAATGCGTGCCGCGCTCGATACCGATCGTCTTCACGAACCACACACGCTACGACCTGTATTCGGACGCCTATGCGGCATTCGTGCCAAAGGCGATCCGCCGCGCGTACGTGCTTGGCTACCTGCGGCGTTTCTGCTCCCGGATCGACCTCACTATCGCGCCGTCACCCGGCATCGCAGCCTGGCTCCGAGAGTCCGGCGTCACGGGACGGGTCGAGGTCGTGCCGAACAGCGTCGACACCCGCCCGTTTTGCGAAGCGGACCGCGCGGCGGCGCGAGCCGGGCTCGGCATCGGCGACGATGAGACGGTGGTGTGCTATCACGGCCGCCTCGGACCGGAGAAGGACATCACCACCCTCCTGGGCTGCTTCGGTGCCGCGTCGAAGCGAGTGGACGGCCTCACTCTCCTGCTCGTCGGAGACGGGCCGGAGCGGACGCGCCTGGAGGCGTACGCGCGCGGCACCGGGCTCGCAGGGAAGGTGCGCTTCACCGGAGCGATACCGTACCCGAAGATGCCGGGGGTGCTCGCCGCGGCCGACTTCGCCGCGACGGCATCGGTCACCGAGGTCCACCCGCTCACGGTCATCGAGGCGATGGCGACCGGCCTTCCAGTCGTAGGCGTCGTCTCGCCCGGCGTGAGCGACACCGTCGAGGACGGCACGACCGGCCTGCTCGTCGCGCCTGGAGACCCGGTCGCGCTCGCCGGGGCGATAGAGCGCCTCGCGAGCGACGCGGGGCTGCGGGCGGCGATGGGTGGGCGTGCGCGCGAGGCTGCGGCCGCGTACGACGTCGCCCGTACGAGCGCCGTCGTGCTCGAGCGCTACGCGGAACTCGTGCGTGCGAAGCGGCGGTAGGATACGGGGAGGACGGGCTAGAGTCGTCTTTTACGCTTTCGAAGGGCTCGTTGCGGCCATTCATCGCCGTAAACGAAGCGCTGGTTAGTTGGCGGACTCGTCTGCGAAGTACTTAGCCATCATGTCCTCCGCAATTGTCCGCAGCTGGTCCGCAGCTGGTCCGCAGCTGGTCCGCACCCTGTCCGCACCCTGTCCGCACCCTGTCCGCAGCTGGTCCGCAGTCGTCATCGTCATCGTCAGAACAGACTCCGCTGACTTGAGTCGGGCGGCTGGTAATCGGCATTGATTTCGTAGAATGCACTGGGATCGCTAACCGACTTCCCGTGCCTTACAAGCATGCCCTTCTCGACGAGCGCTGCAAGCGCTCTCTGGATGTGTCGGCGATCCATGTCGACCGCATCCACGACATCACTCGCCTTTGCACGCCCGCTCTGATAGACGACTTCGAGCACGGTGATTTGTATTGACGCGAGCTCGTCGAGTACGTGCTCCGAGTATCGCTCGCGCAAGTCCGCAACTGCTTTCTGGCCCGCTACGGTGTAACAAGCAGCGCCTCTGGTTCCATGCTGCGTGAGCAAGCCGCGCCGGACCAATGCCTGCAACTGGCGTGTCGCCTCAGGCCCATCAACGAAGTTGAGTGACTGAACGTCAGAGTTGACCACACGTCCGTCGCGAGCCGCCGTGACAAGAATGCGCTGCTGATCTTCGGGAAGGCCGTGCGCCCCCAGGCCCTCTAACCAGGCGTGCGCCTCCTCATCCAGAAACGCGTGGAGCCTCAACGTCACCGTGAACGATGTGGCAGCGTCCTTGAACTCCGGACGGGGAAGATGCGCCTCGTCCATGGCACGTATCATGTTGTCGATACCGATGCCGTGACGCTCAACGTACCCCAAGGCCCTCAGCACGTCTGCAGTTCTCGGATTGCGTGCATAGGATTCCGTGACGATGTTCTCGAGCGTTATCGGATAGGGCAACCCTCCTGGGCTTTGGATCTCGATGCGATCAGCGAATAGCCGGACATGGACGGTGCCGCCTGCCAGCGCGTAGTCGCGGTGGCACAGTGCGTTGACAATGGCTTCTCTGAGGGCGAAGCGGGGCACCGCGGGCAGCTTTTTCACCCTGAAGCCATCCGCGAGCACTGCCATGCTGAGCCTGTCCGTCAAGAGCCGCTCAGTTCTGTCGATGATCGCCGGGATTGTCCCTTCGACCTCTTCCGAGTGGATATAGACACCGCCGGCACCCGGCTGGGCGATCGACTTCCCCGGGAACTGCACGAAGAGCACTTTGCTCTGAGGGACCAACGCCTGCGGGTCTCGCGCGAAAAAGACAGCGCCGAGTACCGTCAGCGCGTCAGACCCAGGACCACGGACGATTGCGCCAAGCCCGCGAAGCACCTCCTCATCGGAGGCATGCGACACTAGCGAGTCCGGGTTGCGCTCCAAGACGGATTCCTTGTACATCCCCACGGCAGCTTCATCGACATCCGCCAGCGCCGTGCCCGAAACTTCGCGAAGCTCGTACTCGATTTCGGTCTTCGCGGCAACATGCGACGGCTCTTGGTCGAGGTAGATCGCCTCGCGCTCGCCACCTCGTCTTCGCGCAAGTGAGCCGTTGATGTGCTGGTGAAGCGTCGGAGAATCCGGCACCTCCATGAGAATCGCGTATGCTCCGGACTCTGGGTCGGGCACGACCTCGACTCGCACCAAGTCGAGTGGAGGTCGCATGCATTCCCGAGCAGCTCGGCTGATGCTGTCCAGTTCTGCTTGGCCGACGGACTTGATCTTGCCGCTGAACCTCGGCGGTCGGTCGTGAGTCATGCCAAAGACCACAAACCCACCCTGAGCGTTCGCGAACTGCATGAAGTAGTCAGCCAGCTCGCTCGGCTTGACGATGTTCTCCTTGAGCTCAAGGGTTTGGGTCTCGTGGCCCTCAACGAGGCGTTCCAGCTGCTCCGCATTCATCCTCGGACGTCCTTCAGCTTCTCATCCATAGAGCAAAAGCCCCTCCTCGAGCACCTGGCACTCAATCGAGGCGTGCACCTTCGAGTACCTCTCGAACTCGGCGTGTGTCTTCACGAGGATGTCGGTCGGGAACTCGAGCCCCGATAGGGCCCGGTGTGCGCGCTGCGCCCGACGGATCGGCGTGTCATCGCTCTCGGCGACGATCACCGCGAAGTCGTAGTCGCTGTCCTCCGTCGCCCGCCCCCACGCGCGCGAGCCGAAGAGGTACACCTTCTCGGGGTGGAACTCGGCCACCAACCGCTTCGTGGCCTCACCCAACCGCCGTTCTTCCACCGCGACCGGACCCATGCGGCTTCCCTCCGGGATCAAGAATCGGTGCTCCGAACGCTCATGCGTTCGCCTGAAGTATATCCTCCGCACACGACGGCCGCATTCGTGCGGGCGGCTCATGACAGGGTTGCTCCAGTGCCGTCGAAATGTCAGATGGCGGCGCTACAATTGCCCCGACTGAGCGGAGGCAGCGGTGAAGCCGAGGTCAAACCAACCGAAGAAGCATCACTACGTTCCCTGTGTCCTGCTGTCTCGCTTCGGTGACGGCGAGGGGCGCAACACCCTCATATGGGTTTGGGACAAGCAGACGGGCAAAGTCCGCCGCACGAGCGTCAACGACGCCGCACACGAGAAGCACCTCTACCGCGTCCCCAGGGAAGACTGTGCACTCATCGCCGATCTACCCGGCATGCGCTCGCTGCCAGAGGAGTACCAGGGCGAACTCGGCTGGGAGCACATGTTCGCGGACATCGAGGGGATTTTCGGCACCCTGCTCGATAGCATGTCCGAAAACCTTCGCATACCCGAGAGAGGCTCCGACGACTGGCGGTTCCTGCTGCACACCTTCTTTCTCTTGTCGGCGCGAACGCCCGCGAAGATGGAGGAAGCGCGAGTGGTGGGGGAACTCACGCTGAACATGTTCGCTCAACTTGAGGTCAACCGCTCTGACGACCCCGAGCGAGAGGCGCCCCGCTACGAAATGCCGTTCCGCGAGAACAGTCATATCCTGCTGGCGCACACCTTGCTGTCCATGGAGCCGGTGGTCGCCCTGCTTGCCGAACGCAACTGGTCGCTGCGTGTAGTGAACGACCCCGCCAACTTCATCCTCACCGACTATCCCGTGTCTTATTCGTTCGCACGACCATCCCGCAACGAGTTCGATAGTGCCGCCCCTGCGACGAAGAATACACTCGCCACTCTCCCTTTGAGCCGAAACATGTTGTTGGTCGGCGAGTTCGAGGTGCCAAGCGGGATGCGCATGGGCGATGCCAGATGGGTGGGATACCAGAACAACCTGGCATTCACCCTCGCCGAGCGGTTTTTGTTCACCCGCGAGGACAGGTTCGACTGCCTGACCGACTTCGAGCGTCTTCCCGCTTATGCCAGCATCTATGGCTCGGAAGAACGGCTGGTCACCATCACGCCCGAACTGTTTCGTTCGATGCACGAGAAAGGCGCACTCGAAAAGCCCGTGCGCATGACCGTCAACGGGCAACTGCCACAGGACTACCGCCTTTCGTAGTTCGCCCGCCCATGGCAGCAGGTAGGAATACCTTCCCAGTGACCTACTCTGTCCTGAGCACTCCCTCCGCTCGCGGTCGCGCGTGCGAGAGTGAGAACGACCGGAGGGCCGCCCCTCGCGGGACGGCCCTCGGTTCGATGCGTTTCTCGGTGCGAAAACGCGGCCTAGTACATCCCGCCGCCCATGCCGCCGCCCATCGCGGCCGCGGCGGCGCCGCTGTCCTTCTCCTTGACGTCCGAGACCGTGGTCTCGGTGATCAGGATGAGCGCGGCGATCGAAGCCGCGTTCTGCAGCGCCGAGCGGGTGACCTTGACCGGGTCGATGACGCCCATCTTCACTAGGTCGCCGTACTCGCCGGTAGCGGCGTTGAGACCGTGGCCCTTCTTGAGGGTCTTTACCTTCTCGGCCACCACGGAGCCCTCGAATCCTGCGTTCGACGCGATCATCTTCAGCGGCTCGTCGAGCGCCTTGCGGATGATCCGCACGCCGATGGCCTCGTCCTCGTCGACCTTCAGGGCGTCGAGCACCTTCGCCGCGTCGGTCAGAGCCACGCCGCCGCCGGGCACGATGCCCTCCTCGACCGCCGCGCGGGTCGCCTGGAGGGCGTCCTCGATGCGGTGCTTCTTCTCCTTGAGCTCGACCTCGGTGGCCGCGCCGACCTTGATGACGGCGACACCGCCGGAGAGCTTCGCGAGCCTCTCCTGCAGCTTCTCCTTGTCGAAGTCGCTGTCGGAGTTCTCGATCTCGACCTTGATCTGGTTGATCCGGCCCTTGATGTCCGCTTCCTTGCCGGCGCCGTCGATGATCGTCGTGTTCTCCTTGGTGATCTTGACGGTCTTCGCGCGGCCGAGCACCTCGAGCGTCACGCTCTCGAGCTTCGTGCCGAGCTCCTCGCTCACTACCTGGCCGCCGGTGACGATGGCGATGTCCTCGAGCATCCGCTTACGGCGGTCGCCGAAGCCCGGCGCCTTGACGGCGACGCACGTGAACGTGCCGCGCAGCTTGTTGAGGATCAGCGTCGGCAGGGCCTCGCCCTCGACGTCCTCGGCGATGATGAGAAGCTGCTTGCCGGCCTGCATGACCTTCTCGAGCACGGGGAGCAGGTCCTGCAGGTTGGAGATCTTCTGGTTCGCGATGAGGATGAGCGGATCGCTGAGCACGGCCTCCATGCGGTCGGGGTCCGTGATCATGTAAGGCGAGATGTAGCCCTTGTCGAACTGCATGCCCTCGACGGTCTCGATGTCGATGCCGAAGGTCTGGCTCTCCTCGACGGTGATGACACCGTCCTTGCCCACGACCTCCATCGCCTCGGCGATCTTGGCGCCGATCGTCTCGTCGGCGGCTGAGATCGAACCGACCTGCGCGATCTCGTCCTTGTCCTCGATGTCCTTCGCGTTGCCCTTGATCTCGGCGACGACGGCCTCGACGGCCTTCTCGATGCCGCGCTTGATGGCGAGCGGGTTCGCGCCCGCCGCGACGTTGCGCAAGCCCTCGTGGACGATGACCTGGGCCAGCAGCGTCGCGGTGGTGGTGCCGTCACCGGCGACGTCGTTCGTCTTCGTAGCGACTTCCTTGATGAGCATGGCGCCCATGTTCTCGAGCGGGTCGTCGAGCTCGATCTCCTTGGCGATGGTCACGCCGTCGTTGGTGATCGTCGGCGCGCCGAACTTCTTCTCGAGGACCACGTAGCGCCCGCGGGGGCCCAGGGTGACCTTCACCGCGTCGGCGAGCTTGTTGACGCCCGCTTCGAGGCCGCGTCGAGCCTCCTCGTCGAACCTGATGTCCTTGGCCATAGTGAGTGTTCTCCTTCCGGATGCGTGAGAGAGAGGCGTCGAGGGCTTCGCTAGCCCTTGACGATCGCGTACACGTCGTCGGCGCGAAGGATCAGGTAGTCCTCGCCGTCGATCTTGATCTCGGTCCCGCCGTACTTGCTGTAGATGACCACGTCGCCGACCTTGACGTCCACGGCGATGCGCTTCTTGCCGTCCTCGTCCCACTTGCCCTCTCCTACGGCCACGACCTTGCCCTTCTGGGGCTTCTCCTTGGCCGTGTCGGGGATGAACAGTCCGGACTTGGTCTGCTCCTCCGCCTCCAGCTGCTTGACGACCACGCGGTCGCCCAAAGGCTTGAGATCCATGTCTACCCTCCTGCTTCACGTGCTCGACTGACCGGTTCCGGGGCGCGATATCGGCTTGCGCCACGCATGAGTAGGTACCCCTCCTCGAGACGCGTTAGCACTCGCTCCCCGTGACTGCTAACGGAATCGGATTGTAGCGAGGCGCACGCGCGTATGCAAGACCTGCGCCGTACAAACGTCACACATCTGCTACGTGGCCGCTCATATCCTGGCCAAGCCGCAGGTTAGGAACGGCCTCCGCGTCGAGTGGGAGCCTGTCCCCGCGCGCGAGGCGGAAGTGCGCGGCAGCGGCGACCATCGCCGCGTTGTCGGTGCACAGATCCAGCGGCGGCACGCTCAGGCGCACCCCCTTGGCCCCGAGCGCGGCGGCGAGCGACTCGCGCAAGCGAGCGTTGGCGGCCACACCGCCGGCGAGGCAGAACGTCCGCACGCCGAGTTCCTCGGCCGCCCGCACCGCTTTCGCCACCTGCACGTCCACGACAGCCGCCTCGAACGAGGCGGCGATGTCCGCCACGGCGAGATCACGGCCGGCGGCACGCTCCTTCGCGATGTGCGTGACGACGGCCGTCTTGAGACCGGAGAGTGAGAAATCGAAGTCACCCGAGCGCAGCATCGCGCGCGGGAACGGGATCGCCTCGGAGTCGCCTTGCTGCGCCAGCCGCGAGATCGCCGGACCGCCCGGATAACCTAGTCCGAGCGCCTTCGCGACCTTGTCGAACGCCTCCCCCGCCGCATCGTCGAGCGTGCTGCCGAGGGTGCGATACTCGCCCCAGGCCGGCACGTGGACGAGCGACGTGTGGCCGCCGCTCACAAGGAGCGCCACGAGCGGCGGCGCCACCGTCGGATCGGCGAGCAGGTTCGCGAAGATGTGCGACTCGAGGTGGTTCACCCCCACGAGCGGAAGCCCGGTCGCGAACGCGAGCCCCTTCGCGTATGCCACCCCGACCACGAGCGCGCCCACGAGCCCTGGACCGTGTGTCACGGCCAACCCGTCGAGTTCGCCCAGGCGCACCCCGGCGCGGGAGAGCGCCTCGTCGACGACGGCGACGATCGCCTCTGTATGCTTGCGGGACGCGATCTCCGGGACGACCCCGCCGAAGCGTGCGTGGAAGTCGACCTGGCTCGCGACCACGCTCGACAGCAAGTCGGTGCCGTCGCGCATGACCGCCGCGGCGGTCTCGTCGCACGACGTCTCGATGGCCAGCAACAGCTCACCTCTCGGCAGGTCCGCCGAATCCTTCGCAAGAGACAGGAGCGCGCGGTCCCCCCGCGCGGAGATCGCATCGAGCGCCGCACTCGACTCCTGTCCCGCAAGGTCGCCGGTCCACATTATGAGCGCGTCCTCGTGCGTGTCGGGGTAGTACCCCGTGCGGATCCCCTCTGTGATGAAGCCCGCCTCGCGGTAGAGCGCGACCGCGGCGTCGTTGCTCGGACGCACCTCGAGGGTGAGCCTGCTCGCACCGCGCGAGCGCGCCTCGACGGCGAGGTGCGCGAGCAGCGCCGAAGCCAGACCCTCGCGACGGAACGCCGGCGCTACGGCGAGATTCAGCAAGTGAGCCTCGTCATCAAGGACCATGATCCCGCCGAAGCCGAGAAGGCGTCCGTCCGCCTCCAGAACCGCCCAGTAGCGCGTGTCGGTCAGCGCGAGTTCCTCGCGGAACGACGCCCGCGACCACGGCATCGTGAAGCTCGACTCCTCGACCCTGAGCACGGAGTCGAGGTCGGCCGAGGTCATCTCCCTGACCAGCACGCTCACGGTCCCACCGCCCCTGGACCGGCGACCCCGCTCTGGGGAGGACGTTCCCGGGAAGCCTGCCTGGAGGGCTCGCGCTCCTCGGCGTCGGCGAGTCTCGTGTAGATGGGGAGCAGCGCGCCGGGCTCGCCCTCCCCGGCCACCACGCCGCGAGCATGCGCCTCGGCGAGAAGCGCGCGTCCCGTCGGATACCACCGCTCGCGGTCGACGACTTCGACGCGCCCAGCCAGAGCCTCGCGAAAGACCGCCTCGTGCTTGGCGAGGCCGTCCCCCGCGAGCAACATCGCGCCGTCCGTCTCCGCCGCCCAACGCGAAGCCGTCTCCAGCGGCCGCTCGACGAGATCGACGCCGATCCGCCGGACGTCTCCGCCTTCGAGCCGGAACAGCGCCGGATAGACTTCTCCCCGCATGGCGTCGCCGACGATGCCGAGCATGCCGCCATTCCCGGCGAGCCCCCGCGCGACGGCATCGAGGGTGCCGACGCCGTAGAGCGGGACCCCGAGACCGTGAGCGAGGCCCTTCGCGGTCGCCACGCCGATGCGTACGCCGGTGAACGAGCCGGGGCCCCGCCCGACGACGACGCACTCGAGGTCGGCCGGCGTGAGGCCCGCTTCCGCGAGGAGATCGCGCAGACCGGGCAGTAGGTTCGACAGTGCCGCCCGCGGAGCCATTCGGTCGCTCTCCGCGAGGATCTCGACGTCCCCAGGTTCACCAGGCTCCGGAAGCCGGCCGACGGCGATGGCGAGCTGCTCGGTCGCGGTGTCGAAGACCGCGGTCAGCTTCACGCGGCACCGCCCGCAGCGTCCCCGGCGGCGGCGACCCACGCCCTCGCCAACGCCATCGCCCGCGGACCGGTCGGCCGCAAGCAGAGTCGGCGGGAGGTCTCGCCCGCAAAGCTTATCTCGACCGAAAGGTGATCGTCGGGCAGCGCCTCGGGGAAGCGATCTCCCCATTCGATCAGACTCACGCCGCCGGACTCGAGCGTCCCGCGGAAGTCGATGTCCTCGAGCTCGTCCGCGTCCTCGAGCCGATACAGGTCGAGGTGGAAGAGTGTGAGTGCTCGGCCGGGGTGCACCAGGAGGATGTTGAACGTCGGGCTGGTCACGGGCTCCTCGACTCCCATCCCGCGCGCGACCCCCTTCGCCAGACATGTCTTCCCTGCGCCCAGATCCCCGCACAGCGAGACGACGTCGCCGGGCTCCACCAGGCGAGCGAGCGCTTCACCGGCACGCTCGGTCGCCTCGGCGCTGCGACTGCCGATGACGAGCGGCTCGCCGCTCACCCCAGCGCCCTGTCCAGCACGACCCGTAGACGCTTGAAGTCGTCGAAGAGCACGTCCCGCTTGTCGGGCGAGTAGAGCGCGGCCGCAGGATGGAAGATCGGCACGACCTGACGCCCGTCCACCTGGTAGAGCCGCCCCCTGAGCGACGAGATCGGCGCGTCCGTGTGGAGCATGTAGCGCGTCGCGAAGTTACCGAGCGTCGCTACGACCACGGGGTCTATCAGGCGCAGCTGCTCGGCGAGGAACGGGGTGCACGTGGCGATCTCCTCCGGGAGCGGGTCCCTGTTGTTCGGCGGACGGCACTTGAGCACGTTCGCGATGTAGACCTCCGTCCGCCGCAGACCGATGCTGCCGAGCAGCTCGTCGAGGAGCTTCCCCGCTGCGCCCACGAACGGCTCACCCTTCAGGTCCTCGTTGCGGCCCGGCGCCTCTCCCACGAAGACGAGACGCGCGCCCGGGTCTCCCACGCCGAAGACGAGCCGGGTGCGAGTGGATCCGAGGGGACAGCGGTGGCAATCGCCGATGTAGCCGCCAAGGGCCTCGAGATCGGGATGAGAGAGATCGGTCACGGACGGCCTCACAGCCAAGTCGTGACGTCCTGGAGCGGCCGCCGCGACGGCTTGCCCGCCGACTCCGCCGAGTAACCGACGGGCAGGATCGCCACGGGCGCGATCGGGTGGGGTATCTCCAGCGCCTCGCGCACCGCACCCTCGTCGAACGCTCCGATCCAACAGGAGGCGAGACCGCGATCCACGGCCGCGAGCAGGATGTTCTCGACGGCGGCCGCACTGTCCTGTATCGCATAGAGCATCTCGCCGCGGTCACCGTATCGCGCCGCGCAGGGACGCGGGTCGACGCACACGACGATCACGACCGGGGCCGCGGTCGCCCAGCGCTGCGTCAGCGCGCCGGCAAGCCGCTCGCGAGTGTCGAGCGAGCGGACCACGTAGAACCGCCACGGCTGGATGTTCCCGGCCGTCGGAGCGCTGACGGCGGCGGCCAGCAACTCCGCGACGTCCTCCTCGCTCACTGCGAGCTTGGGGTTGAAATGGCGCACGCTGCGCCGCTTCGCGATAACCTCGGCGAACTCCACGGCGGCCCCTTAGCCTCTTAAGCCGCCTGACGCGGCACGGGTGCGTGTCCCGCCCTGCCCACACACTTCCACGCACGGGACATCTCCATTCTAGCGCAGCGCGGCAGGAACCCTGCCGCGCGTGGCGAATCCAACGGACAAGGGGGTGGGACGGAGAATGAGCAGCCAGCGGCCCGACATCACTGACGAGGACATTGGAATGCGCGCGCTCGAGCTCCGCCGCGAGCGGGCGGTCGAGTACGCGGTCGACCGGCTCCGGCGTGGAGCGGCCGAGCGGTGGCGGACACTGGACCCGGCGGACTACGAGCGCTTGACTTGGTTGCTCGGGGAGCTGTGGTCGTTCGTCACCCACTCGGAGTGGAACGACCTGCACTTCTCCGGCGCGAGCGGCGCGGACATCGACCGTCTTCTCGAGTTCGCGGCCGAACTGCGCGCGGGAACCCGGCCCACCGATGCCGTGCTCTCGGAGGCCGAAGGGGTCGTCCGTAAACAGGATTAGATCAGCCGGCGGCCGCGGCCGCCACGCGGGCGGCTTTCGAGCGCTCTATCTGCTTCTTGACCTTCTTTAGGCGGAACAGGTCCTCGCGTGCGCGTTCGTCCAGCGTCATCTGGATCGCGCGGACCTGTTCGCTCAGCGTCGGGATGGTGACCTGTTCGAGCGCGTTCACTCGTCGGCTCGTCTTCTGTATCTCCTCGCCGAGACGCTTCAACCGCGTCTCGATGTCCGCATACTCGATGATGGCGTCGAGGATCTTCTCGAACTTGTCGGCCGCCTCGTCGATGCGTGACGAGACGCCGGTGACGGCGTAACCACGCGTGAACGACGTCCGCAACGGGCTCTCGGACTTGTTCACGACCGGCACGGCGACGCCCATGATCTTCGTGCCGGTCATGCCGACCTTGATCGTCCCCTTGCCGGCCATCGCCGCGGAACGCACGGTCACGCCGCCGTCGACCGCTTTCGCGACGGTGAGGCTGAACTGCGCGTTACGCGACATCTGTTCGAGACTGCCCGACAGGCGCAGGGTCTCATCCATGACCGCCATGAACTCGATGAGCAGCGCGTCGCGCTTCTGCTTGAGCAGTTCCATGCCCTGTTTGGCGAGCTGGATCTGCCCCTTGCGCTCGAGCAGCTCGGAGCGTGTCGGGCGGACCTCCTCCACGCGTCAGTCCTCCTCGGCGTCCTCGGGCGCGCCCGCGTCCGGGGCCGCGGCCGTCTCCTCGGCGTCCGCCTGCTCGGCGGCAGCCGTCTCCGGCATGTACTTCCCGATGAAGTCGCGCACGCGCTTGAGTTCGCCGACCGGAAGACTCGACAGGAGTTCCCACCCTATGGCCAGCGTCTCCTCGATGGTGCGGCCCTCATCGCCCTGACCGACGACGCGATCCTCGAACATGTCGGCGAACCGCAGATAGCGACGGTCGGTCTCGGACAACGCCTCTTCGCCGACGATGGCGACGAGGCGGCGCAGGTCGCGGCCCTGTGCGTACGCGGCGTAGAGCTGGTTCGCCACGCCACGGTGGTCCTCACGCGTCTTGCCCTCGCCGATACCGAGGTTCATGAGCCTCGAGAGACAGGGCAGCGTGTCGATCGGCGGGTAGACGCCGCGCCGATGCAGCTGGCGCGAGAGTACGATCTGCCCCTCCGTGATGTACCCGGTGAGGTCGGGGATCGGGTGAGTGATGTCGTCGTCGGGCATGGTGACGATCGGCAACTGCGTGACCGAGCCCGGACGGCCCTTGATGCGGCCGGCGCGCTCGTAGATGGTCGAGAGGTCGGTGTACATGTAGCCGGGGTAGCCACGGCGACCCGGGACCTCTTCGCGGGCGGTCGAGACCTCGCGCAGCGCCTCGCAGTAGTTCGTCATGTCGGAGAGGACTACGAGC from Coriobacteriia bacterium encodes:
- a CDS encoding uracil-DNA glycosylase, with translation MTDLSHPDLEALGGYIGDCHRCPLGSTRTRLVFGVGDPGARLVFVGEAPGRNEDLKGEPFVGAAGKLLDELLGSIGLRRTEVYIANVLKCRPPNNRDPLPEEIATCTPFLAEQLRLIDPVVVATLGNFATRYMLHTDAPISSLRGRLYQVDGRQVVPIFHPAAALYSPDKRDVLFDDFKRLRVVLDRALG
- a CDS encoding V-type ATP synthase subunit D, which gives rise to MEEVRPTRSELLERKGQIQLAKQGMELLKQKRDALLIEFMAVMDETLRLSGSLEQMSRNAQFSLTVAKAVDGGVTVRSAAMAGKGTIKVGMTGTKIMGVAVPVVNKSESPLRTSFTRGYAVTGVSSRIDEAADKFEKILDAIIEYADIETRLKRLGEEIQKTSRRVNALEQVTIPTLSEQVRAIQMTLDERAREDLFRLKKVKKQIERSKAARVAAAAAG
- the tsaD gene encoding tRNA (adenosine(37)-N6)-threonylcarbamoyltransferase complex transferase subunit TsaD, giving the protein MSVLVREMTSADLDSVLRVEESSFTMPWSRASFREELALTDTRYWAVLEADGRLLGFGGIMVLDDEAHLLNLAVAPAFRREGLASALLAHLAVEARSRGASRLTLEVRPSNDAAVALYREAGFITEGIRTGYYPDTHEDALIMWTGDLAGQESSAALDAISARGDRALLSLAKDSADLPRGELLLAIETSCDETAAAVMRDGTDLLSSVVASQVDFHARFGGVVPEIASRKHTEAIVAVVDEALSRAGVRLGELDGLAVTHGPGLVGALVVGVAYAKGLAFATGLPLVGVNHLESHIFANLLADPTVAPPLVALLVSGGHTSLVHVPAWGEYRTLGSTLDDAAGEAFDKVAKALGLGYPGGPAISRLAQQGDSEAIPFPRAMLRSGDFDFSLSGLKTAVVTHIAKERAAGRDLAVADIAASFEAAVVDVQVAKAVRAAEELGVRTFCLAGGVAANARLRESLAAALGAKGVRLSVPPLDLCTDNAAMVAAAAHFRLARGDRLPLDAEAVPNLRLGQDMSGHVADV
- the tsaE gene encoding tRNA (adenosine(37)-N6)-threonylcarbamoyltransferase complex ATPase subunit type 1 TsaE — protein: MSGEPLVIGSRSAEATERAGEALARLVEPGDVVSLCGDLGAGKTCLAKGVARGMGVEEPVTSPTFNILLVHPGRALTLFHLDLYRLEDADELEDIDFRGTLESGGVSLIEWGDRFPEALPDDHLSVEISFAGETSRRLCLRPTGPRAMALARAWVAAAGDAAGGAA
- a CDS encoding nitroreductase family protein, encoding MEFAEVIAKRRSVRHFNPKLAVSEEDVAELLAAAVSAPTAGNIQPWRFYVVRSLDTRERLAGALTQRWATAAPVVIVVCVDPRPCAARYGDRGEMLYAIQDSAAAVENILLAAVDRGLASCWIGAFDEGAVREALEIPHPIAPVAILPVGYSAESAGKPSRRPLQDVTTWL
- the tsaB gene encoding tRNA (adenosine(37)-N6)-threonylcarbamoyltransferase complex dimerization subunit type 1 TsaB, with the translated sequence MKLTAVFDTATEQLAIAVGRLPEPGEPGDVEILAESDRMAPRAALSNLLPGLRDLLAEAGLTPADLECVVVGRGPGSFTGVRIGVATAKGLAHGLGVPLYGVGTLDAVARGLAGNGGMLGIVGDAMRGEVYPALFRLEGGDVRRIGVDLVERPLETASRWAAETDGAMLLAGDGLAKHEAVFREALAGRVEVVDRERWYPTGRALLAEAHARGVVAGEGEPGALLPIYTRLADAEEREPSRQASRERPPQSGVAGPGAVGP